From Hartmannibacter diazotrophicus, a single genomic window includes:
- a CDS encoding ABC transporter substrate-binding protein: MDDRLTIRIALGKHEHVAALKDGRVRSPRLTLEFVEFDPLPGAFRHMVRGGDLDVSEMALTTHLLAHDFGKPITALPIPLWRRLHHSNLVCLAASGLRGPKDLEGRRVGVRAFSQTTGVWIRGILATQYGVDLDSITWVTMEDAHVAEYVDPPGCERAPAGSRLRDLLHAGDLVAIMGERDVDPAAVRPVIPDAEAAAKAWSAETGIFPVNHVVSVRNDLLDRYPWIADELAKMFEEARALCPQTGVAALPYGLAPNAAAMDLLFDFAHRQRLTPKRYTLREIFPLSEQVAAGSMS, encoded by the coding sequence GTGGACGACCGACTGACGATCAGGATCGCTCTCGGCAAGCATGAACATGTCGCTGCCTTGAAGGACGGGCGCGTCCGATCCCCGCGGCTGACGCTCGAATTCGTCGAGTTCGATCCGCTTCCCGGCGCGTTCAGGCATATGGTCCGGGGCGGAGATCTCGATGTCTCGGAGATGGCGCTGACGACGCATCTTCTCGCACATGACTTCGGCAAGCCGATCACGGCGCTGCCGATCCCGCTCTGGCGACGGCTGCATCATTCCAATCTCGTCTGTCTCGCGGCGTCCGGTCTTCGCGGCCCGAAGGATCTGGAGGGTCGAAGGGTTGGTGTCCGGGCCTTTTCGCAGACGACGGGCGTCTGGATTCGCGGCATCCTCGCGACCCAGTATGGCGTCGACCTCGACAGCATCACCTGGGTCACGATGGAAGACGCCCATGTGGCCGAGTATGTCGATCCGCCGGGTTGCGAGCGAGCGCCCGCCGGCAGCCGGCTGCGCGACTTGCTCCATGCCGGTGATCTTGTCGCGATCATGGGCGAACGGGACGTGGATCCGGCAGCCGTCAGGCCGGTGATTCCGGACGCGGAAGCCGCGGCGAAGGCCTGGTCGGCGGAAACGGGCATTTTCCCGGTCAACCACGTCGTTTCGGTAAGGAACGACCTGCTGGATCGTTATCCCTGGATTGCCGATGAACTTGCGAAGATGTTCGAGGAGGCGCGTGCGCTCTGCCCGCAGACGGGCGTGGCCGCGTTGCCCTACGGCCTTGCCCCCAACGCCGCCGCGATGGATCTGCTGTTCGACTTCGCCCATCGCCAGAGGCTGACGCCGAAGCGCTACACGCTGCGTGAGATTTTCCCCCTGAGCGAGCAGGTCGCTGCCGGGAGCATGTCATGA
- a CDS encoding amidohydrolase family protein, with translation MIIDIHGHYTTEPQALHQFRDRQLAGLADPMRRPTTTELGITDAMLLESVQPQLKLQGERGIDMALFSPRAAGMAHHVGTEETGKVWTRLSNDLIHRIAELLPDKFVPVGQLPQFPGVSPKNCLPELERLAALGFVGVNVNPDPSGGYWTDPPITDRHWYPLYEKLCELDMPAMIHVTSSCNPNFHHTGAHYINADTTAFMQLLQGNLFADFPALRFVIPHGGGAVPFHWGRYRGLAQALNKPLLTDHLLGNVWFDTCVYHLPGMELMAKVIPVDNILFASEMLGAVKGIDPETGHAFDDTRRYVDGIPALSEADRYKIFEGNARRVYPGLDARLKRATAS, from the coding sequence ATGATCATCGACATCCACGGCCATTACACGACCGAGCCGCAGGCCCTGCATCAGTTCCGCGACCGGCAACTCGCCGGCTTGGCCGACCCCATGCGCCGGCCGACAACCACCGAACTCGGCATCACCGACGCGATGCTGCTGGAGTCCGTTCAGCCGCAGCTCAAGCTGCAGGGCGAGCGTGGCATCGACATGGCCCTCTTCTCGCCGCGCGCGGCCGGCATGGCGCATCATGTCGGCACGGAGGAGACCGGGAAGGTCTGGACGCGCCTGTCCAACGATCTGATCCATCGGATCGCGGAGCTCTTGCCCGACAAGTTCGTCCCTGTCGGTCAGTTGCCGCAATTTCCCGGCGTCTCGCCGAAGAACTGCCTGCCGGAACTGGAGCGTCTGGCCGCGCTCGGCTTCGTCGGGGTCAACGTCAACCCCGATCCGTCCGGGGGTTATTGGACTGATCCGCCGATCACCGACCGGCACTGGTATCCGCTCTACGAGAAGCTTTGCGAACTCGACATGCCGGCGATGATCCACGTGACCTCGTCCTGCAATCCCAATTTCCATCACACCGGCGCTCACTACATCAATGCCGACACGACCGCCTTCATGCAGTTGCTCCAGGGAAACCTCTTCGCCGATTTTCCGGCGCTGCGCTTCGTCATTCCCCATGGTGGCGGCGCGGTCCCGTTCCACTGGGGACGCTATCGCGGTCTCGCGCAGGCGCTGAACAAGCCGCTGCTCACCGATCACCTGCTCGGCAATGTCTGGTTCGACACTTGCGTCTACCATCTGCCTGGCATGGAGCTGATGGCGAAGGTGATCCCGGTCGACAACATCCTCTTCGCATCCGAGATGCTTGGCGCGGTGAAGGGGATCGATCCAGAAACCGGCCATGCCTTCGACGACACGCGCCGCTATGTTGACGGCATCCCGGCACTCAGCGAGGCGGATCGCTACAAGATCTTCGAGGGCAATGCCCGCCGCGTCTATCCGGGGCTGGACGCCCGCCTCAAGAGGGCGACGGCGTCATGA
- a CDS encoding permease: MNKASPPDSKMSRKSGKSFSWKEAFDQSFFIFAGLAIVTGTLAYLKFGAEAFEVSFHEDLSLIAFLVPKLGAALLIAGFVQVLLPPAFLGRYMGKQSGVKGMAIATLAGAATPGGPMTAFPLVTVLRNGGTGLGALVTYVTAWTTMGLQRVFMWEVPLMGIEFAVVRFLASLPLPLIAGLLTLWARDPDDAPADSIGASPGREDQ, encoded by the coding sequence ATGAACAAAGCGTCGCCACCCGATTCGAAGATGTCGCGCAAGTCGGGCAAATCCTTCTCCTGGAAGGAGGCCTTCGATCAGTCCTTCTTCATCTTCGCCGGTCTGGCGATTGTCACCGGAACATTGGCGTATCTCAAGTTCGGCGCCGAGGCCTTTGAGGTCTCCTTTCACGAAGACCTGTCCCTCATCGCCTTCCTCGTTCCCAAGCTTGGCGCGGCCCTGCTGATCGCGGGCTTCGTGCAGGTGCTGTTGCCGCCGGCCTTCCTCGGCCGCTACATGGGCAAGCAGTCGGGCGTCAAGGGCATGGCGATTGCGACCCTCGCCGGAGCGGCGACGCCGGGCGGACCGATGACGGCCTTTCCGCTCGTCACCGTGCTGCGCAACGGCGGCACCGGGCTCGGCGCGCTCGTCACCTATGTGACGGCCTGGACCACGATGGGCCTTCAGCGGGTTTTCATGTGGGAAGTGCCGCTGATGGGCATCGAGTTCGCGGTCGTCCGCTTTCTCGCCTCGTTGCCGCTGCCGCTGATTGCGGGGCTGCTGACGTTGTGGGCGAGGGATCCGGACGATGCGCCGGCGGATTCGATCGGCGCCTCCCCCGGCCGGGAGGACCAGTGA
- a CDS encoding zinc-dependent alcohol dehydrogenase — protein sequence MVESVFAAVRVGPSQMEIREFPMPDVPVDGALLKMEVAGICGTDVKLFKNPPWTAPTIMGHENIGYIAKAGREFTARKGFKEGDLVFVEHYVSCGKCQWCHRGEYRHCENTDWRNNPDAIRYGYTSAERAPHLWGGFSQYVYLPWNAVVHHVPAGVTPELAGLVTPMANGVEWSLFDSGVGYNSTVLIQGPGQQGLSQTVICKQAGASLIIVTGTTKDAARMEVAKKLGADYVIDVQKEDPLARIMEITAGKGVDISLDCTAGAGTIPILLGVEALKRKAGTILVQGEMKEFPNFPLERVTTKAITIKSARGHSYRACELALEQIASKRFPLELVTTHRFGLKDADLAIRSVGGQGVPDVIHASLLPWM from the coding sequence ATGGTTGAAAGCGTTTTCGCGGCGGTGCGCGTCGGGCCGAGCCAGATGGAAATCCGGGAATTTCCGATGCCCGACGTGCCGGTCGACGGTGCCCTGCTGAAGATGGAGGTCGCCGGTATCTGCGGCACGGACGTGAAGCTCTTCAAGAACCCGCCGTGGACCGCGCCGACCATCATGGGCCACGAGAACATCGGCTATATTGCCAAGGCTGGACGCGAGTTCACCGCGCGCAAGGGGTTCAAGGAAGGCGATCTCGTCTTCGTCGAGCACTATGTCAGCTGCGGAAAGTGCCAGTGGTGCCATCGCGGCGAATACCGCCACTGCGAAAACACCGACTGGCGCAACAACCCCGATGCGATCCGCTACGGCTACACCTCGGCCGAGCGCGCGCCGCATCTTTGGGGCGGCTTCTCGCAATATGTCTACCTGCCCTGGAACGCGGTGGTGCACCATGTGCCGGCGGGCGTGACGCCGGAGCTTGCCGGCCTCGTGACACCGATGGCCAACGGCGTGGAATGGTCGTTGTTCGATTCCGGCGTCGGCTACAATTCCACCGTCCTGATCCAGGGACCCGGCCAGCAGGGACTGTCCCAGACCGTGATCTGCAAGCAGGCCGGTGCGTCGCTGATCATCGTGACCGGAACGACCAAGGACGCGGCACGGATGGAGGTCGCCAAGAAGCTTGGCGCCGACTATGTCATCGACGTCCAGAAGGAGGATCCGCTCGCCCGCATCATGGAGATCACCGCCGGCAAGGGCGTCGACATTTCGCTCGATTGCACGGCTGGGGCCGGGACGATCCCGATCCTGCTCGGCGTCGAGGCGCTGAAGCGCAAGGCGGGCACCATCCTTGTCCAGGGCGAGATGAAGGAGTTTCCGAATTTCCCTCTGGAAAGGGTCACCACCAAGGCGATCACGATCAAGAGCGCGCGCGGGCATTCCTACCGGGCCTGCGAACTGGCCCTCGAACAGATCGCTTCGAAGCGGTTCCCGCTGGAACTCGTCACCACGCACCGTTTCGGCCTCAAGGATGCGGACCTTGCCATTCGATCGGTCGGCGGGCAGGGCGTGCCGGATGTGATCCATGCCTCGCTGTTGCCGTGGATGTGA
- a CDS encoding Bug family tripartite tricarboxylate transporter substrate binding protein — translation MNSQLGKWTTAIAAMGAGLWITAALAGPGEDFYNGKTVTYVVATKPGGGYDTNGRLVAQYMQKYLPGSTFVVQNMPGAGHLIGANYIYNSEPDGLTLGTFNTGLIYSQIKGDPAIKFDLTKMSWIGKVASDPRVVVVSTESGIKSFEDLMALKEPIKFASAGAGSASTIETTLLVDSLKMPVRIITGYNGGDDQLAIMRGEVQGIVGSRSSFQQFVDEGHARFIAQVGGSETDVPQLSTFVTTDAGRKAVALVASQAQLSRFTAGPPGIEEDRLTALRNAYASATTDPEFLAKAKELGLPIDPAVGDGVQKAVVEALDQTPETVDFLKKALTDE, via the coding sequence ATGAACAGTCAATTGGGGAAATGGACGACGGCCATCGCCGCCATGGGCGCGGGCCTTTGGATCACGGCGGCTCTCGCAGGCCCGGGAGAAGATTTCTACAACGGCAAGACCGTGACCTATGTTGTCGCGACCAAGCCCGGCGGCGGCTATGACACCAATGGTCGCCTCGTCGCGCAATACATGCAGAAGTACCTGCCGGGCAGCACCTTCGTGGTGCAGAACATGCCGGGCGCAGGCCACCTCATCGGTGCGAACTACATCTACAATTCCGAGCCGGACGGCCTGACCCTGGGGACCTTCAACACAGGTCTCATCTACAGCCAGATCAAGGGCGATCCGGCGATCAAGTTCGACCTGACGAAGATGTCCTGGATCGGCAAGGTTGCCTCGGATCCCCGCGTGGTCGTCGTTTCGACGGAGTCCGGCATCAAGAGCTTCGAGGACCTGATGGCGCTCAAGGAGCCGATCAAGTTCGCCTCGGCCGGCGCTGGCAGCGCCTCGACGATCGAGACCACGCTTCTGGTCGATTCGCTCAAGATGCCCGTGCGCATCATCACCGGCTACAATGGTGGCGACGACCAGCTTGCGATCATGCGGGGCGAAGTCCAGGGCATCGTGGGATCGCGCTCGAGCTTCCAGCAGTTCGTCGATGAAGGCCATGCCCGCTTCATCGCGCAGGTAGGCGGCAGCGAGACCGACGTGCCGCAACTGTCCACCTTCGTGACGACAGACGCGGGCCGCAAAGCCGTGGCGCTTGTCGCATCGCAGGCTCAGCTGTCCCGCTTCACCGCAGGACCTCCCGGTATCGAGGAGGATCGCCTGACGGCCTTGCGCAACGCATACGCCTCGGCGACGACCGATCCGGAGTTCCTGGCCAAGGCGAAGGAACTGGGGCTCCCCATCGACCCCGCCGTTGGCGACGGCGTGCAGAAGGCGGTTGTCGAGGCTTTGGACCAGACGCCGGAGACGGTCGACTTCCTGAAGAAGGCGCTGACCGACGAATAG
- a CDS encoding NAD(P)-dependent oxidoreductase → MRTVVVGAGEMGLAMAGHIQARGFDVAVFDVSDERMALARERGMPTGDYLQDMADDGGLFILAVATDAQVEEVCETLAGAAKTGTVIVVAATVRPETVRDLAGRLAGRGLRLVDAPVVYGATGAREGTLLSLCGGAEDDIDAVRPVLMSYSRDVVRVGPVGAGQVAKACNNLLHWIHCVGNFETLLIAKRYGLDGQRMREVLLDCPGTNGTLRRWDTTRFTWQEKDMDITMDMAQQLGLMLPLAGQVDQLVKTLSAADVKALLYGDEVNYLGRSVRPLQPAEGGLG, encoded by the coding sequence ATGCGGACAGTTGTTGTCGGAGCCGGAGAAATGGGGCTCGCCATGGCCGGGCACATTCAAGCCAGGGGATTCGATGTCGCCGTCTTCGACGTCAGCGACGAACGCATGGCCCTCGCACGCGAACGCGGTATGCCGACCGGCGACTATCTTCAGGACATGGCCGACGATGGCGGCCTCTTCATCCTTGCCGTTGCGACGGATGCACAGGTGGAAGAGGTCTGCGAGACGCTCGCCGGCGCTGCGAAGACGGGAACGGTCATCGTCGTGGCTGCCACCGTGCGGCCGGAGACAGTGCGTGACCTTGCAGGCCGTCTCGCCGGCAGGGGTCTTCGTCTCGTCGATGCACCGGTGGTCTACGGCGCGACGGGGGCTCGGGAAGGCACGCTTCTCTCGCTATGCGGCGGGGCCGAGGACGACATCGATGCCGTCCGGCCCGTCCTCATGAGCTACAGCCGCGACGTCGTGCGCGTCGGGCCGGTCGGCGCCGGGCAGGTGGCCAAGGCCTGCAACAATCTCCTGCACTGGATCCATTGCGTCGGCAATTTCGAAACGCTGCTGATCGCCAAGCGCTATGGGCTGGACGGTCAGCGCATGCGCGAGGTGCTGCTCGACTGCCCCGGCACCAACGGCACGCTGCGCCGCTGGGACACGACCCGCTTCACCTGGCAGGAAAAGGACATGGACATCACGATGGACATGGCCCAGCAGCTCGGCCTCATGCTGCCGCTTGCCGGCCAGGTCGACCAGCTCGTCAAGACATTGAGCGCTGCCGACGTCAAGGCGCTGCTCTATGGCGACGAAGTCAATTACCTGGGCCGGAGCGTGCGCCCGCTTCAGCCTGCGGAAGGCGGTCTTGGATGA
- a CDS encoding RraA family protein has product MTIGFRILPRTRKVDTATAERFRDIPVANCSDAMSRMFAGGPVLRPMHAGGAMAGAALTVRTRPGDNLMLHKALLMAEPGDVIVVDAEGDLTNSLIGEMMISYAIQKGAVGVVVNGAVRDSGWIRANAFPVFAAGVNHRGPYKDGPGEINVPLALGGMVINPGDLLLGDDDGVLCVPYEQTEAVYKAAKAKSEAEAKALAETLAGRLDPKTWVEESLKRLGCEDLTKG; this is encoded by the coding sequence GTGACCATCGGTTTCCGTATTCTGCCACGCACCCGCAAGGTCGACACGGCGACGGCCGAGCGGTTTCGCGACATTCCCGTCGCAAATTGCAGCGATGCCATGTCCCGCATGTTCGCGGGCGGGCCGGTGCTCCGCCCCATGCACGCGGGCGGGGCCATGGCCGGCGCCGCCCTGACGGTGCGAACCCGTCCGGGCGACAATCTGATGCTCCACAAGGCGCTCCTTATGGCCGAGCCGGGCGACGTCATTGTCGTGGATGCGGAAGGCGACCTCACCAATTCGCTGATCGGCGAGATGATGATCTCCTATGCGATCCAGAAGGGTGCCGTGGGAGTCGTCGTCAACGGCGCCGTCAGGGATTCGGGCTGGATTCGCGCCAATGCGTTCCCCGTCTTCGCCGCTGGCGTCAACCACCGCGGGCCCTACAAGGACGGTCCTGGTGAGATCAATGTGCCGCTCGCGCTCGGCGGCATGGTGATCAATCCCGGCGATCTCCTGCTCGGCGACGACGACGGCGTTCTCTGCGTGCCCTACGAGCAGACCGAGGCCGTCTACAAGGCGGCGAAGGCCAAGAGCGAGGCAGAGGCGAAAGCGCTGGCCGAAACGCTTGCCGGCCGCCTCGATCCGAAGACCTGGGTCGAGGAAAGCCTGAAGCGCCTCGGCTGCGAGGATCTCACAAAAGGCTGA
- a CDS encoding thiamine pyrophosphate-binding protein, producing the protein MNIDVAGAPLAGAQGEAMPTGVWQSDVIADLIRQYGFPFITLNPGASYRGLHDSLVNHNGDTPPMLVCQHEKVAVQIAHGYAKATGEPLAVIVHNVVGLLHATMGIYYAYTDRAPVFVIGATGPMDEGKRRPRVDWAHTANVQGTQIRDYVKWDYQPGGIDGVADSFARAWSIMMTEPRGPIYMCYDAALQEAPLEAPVVLPSPSSATAPSRIAPDPDALETAADMLVSADWPVLLPQFVGRDRNGFADMVRLAETLGAPVVDTQWRLNFPTEHPLDMRMDKDVFRSADLISLLDCRDWERPTHVNDRINRTLQPLFPPNCKWLDIGFADIEISKWATDYQRFPEYDHRVLADTALALPALDRLCAARIAGDERLRRKVRDRAGAVGEMHARARQAWREQALENWDAQPITLPRLASEVWDRIRTEDWVLTTNAFEDWALKLWDFDRPYRWPGKALGTGTQIGMATGIALAHRGTGRLVVDCQTDGDLMFDVGALWFAAKHKVPFLCVMHNNRAYYNDWEHQITVARQRKTPEERAYIGMDIMDPAPDFSTIARGFGWYAEGPIEDPGDIGGALERAIAKVKSGVPALVDTITQHAG; encoded by the coding sequence ATGAACATCGATGTGGCTGGCGCGCCACTGGCGGGCGCGCAGGGTGAGGCGATGCCGACAGGGGTATGGCAGTCCGATGTCATCGCGGACCTCATCCGGCAATACGGATTTCCCTTCATCACGCTCAATCCGGGTGCGAGCTATCGCGGACTTCACGATTCGCTGGTCAACCACAACGGCGACACGCCGCCGATGCTGGTCTGCCAGCACGAGAAAGTGGCCGTGCAGATCGCCCACGGCTACGCCAAGGCAACCGGCGAGCCCCTTGCCGTCATCGTCCACAACGTCGTCGGCCTGCTTCATGCGACCATGGGCATCTACTATGCCTACACGGATCGGGCTCCTGTCTTTGTCATCGGTGCCACCGGCCCGATGGACGAGGGCAAGCGCCGCCCCCGTGTCGACTGGGCCCATACGGCGAACGTGCAGGGCACCCAGATCCGCGATTATGTGAAATGGGACTATCAGCCGGGCGGCATCGATGGTGTCGCCGACAGCTTTGCCCGCGCCTGGTCGATCATGATGACCGAACCGCGCGGGCCGATCTACATGTGCTATGACGCGGCGCTTCAGGAGGCCCCCCTGGAGGCGCCGGTGGTGCTGCCGTCGCCCTCTTCGGCGACGGCACCGAGCCGCATCGCACCCGATCCCGATGCGCTGGAGACGGCGGCCGACATGCTGGTTTCAGCCGACTGGCCGGTGCTGCTGCCTCAGTTCGTCGGCCGTGATCGCAACGGCTTCGCCGACATGGTCCGCCTTGCCGAGACGCTTGGCGCGCCGGTCGTCGATACGCAATGGCGGCTCAATTTTCCCACCGAGCATCCGCTGGACATGCGGATGGACAAGGATGTCTTCCGATCGGCCGACCTCATCTCGCTGCTTGACTGCCGCGACTGGGAGCGGCCGACGCACGTCAACGACCGGATCAACCGGACGCTGCAGCCGCTCTTCCCACCGAATTGCAAATGGCTCGACATCGGCTTCGCGGACATCGAGATCTCCAAATGGGCGACCGACTACCAACGCTTTCCCGAATACGACCATCGCGTTCTTGCCGATACTGCGCTGGCCCTGCCGGCGCTCGATCGCCTCTGCGCGGCACGCATCGCAGGCGACGAGCGACTTCGCCGGAAGGTGCGCGACCGGGCCGGGGCGGTGGGCGAGATGCATGCGCGGGCGCGACAGGCCTGGCGCGAGCAGGCGCTGGAGAACTGGGATGCGCAACCGATCACATTGCCGAGGCTGGCGAGCGAGGTCTGGGATCGCATTCGCACCGAGGATTGGGTGCTCACCACGAATGCCTTTGAGGACTGGGCTCTGAAGCTGTGGGATTTCGACAGGCCCTACCGGTGGCCCGGAAAGGCCCTCGGCACGGGCACGCAGATCGGAATGGCGACTGGCATCGCGCTCGCCCATCGTGGCACCGGCCGCCTTGTCGTCGATTGCCAGACCGACGGCGACCTGATGTTCGACGTCGGCGCGCTCTGGTTCGCGGCCAAGCACAAGGTCCCGTTTCTCTGCGTGATGCACAACAACCGCGCCTACTACAACGACTGGGAACACCAGATCACGGTCGCCCGCCAGCGTAAGACACCCGAGGAACGCGCCTATATCGGCATGGACATCATGGATCCGGCGCCGGACTTTTCGACCATCGCGCGCGGCTTCGGCTGGTATGCGGAAGGGCCGATCGAAGACCCCGGCGATATCGGCGGAGCGCTCGAACGCGCGATCGCCAAGGTGAAAAGCGGCGTGCCCGCGCTCGTCGACACGATCACCCAACATGCCGGTTGA
- a CDS encoding alpha/beta fold hydrolase, which produces MATTVIDGIETRYEVTGSGPPLLLYAPGGFDATVEKWSTQGIYAKIRFLETLPAHYTCIAFDRRETGLSGGRVERVTWRHYVEQGRGLLDHLKIDRALLMGGCMGVSAVAAFATAYPERVAGQVLFWPVGGARYRLNGHQRFATHLGYVQENGLAAVVDLARSSDKAFGADPRGGPWVSVLRRDPAFAEAYVSLPVDRYRIIVAGMARTLLDRDSAPGAEPEDLLCLDTPTLIVPGADASHATSAARFLEECIPNAQYWDVPVSAQTQEATNARVLEFLESVPF; this is translated from the coding sequence ATGGCAACGACGGTCATCGACGGGATAGAGACGCGCTACGAGGTGACGGGCTCCGGTCCGCCGCTTCTTCTCTATGCGCCGGGGGGATTCGACGCGACCGTGGAGAAATGGTCGACCCAGGGCATCTATGCCAAGATCCGCTTCCTGGAGACGCTCCCCGCCCACTATACCTGCATCGCCTTCGATCGCCGGGAGACGGGCCTGTCGGGCGGGCGTGTCGAGCGCGTCACCTGGCGCCACTATGTCGAGCAGGGCAGGGGGCTCCTCGATCACCTGAAGATCGACCGGGCGCTTCTGATGGGGGGCTGCATGGGGGTTAGCGCGGTTGCGGCCTTTGCCACCGCCTATCCCGAACGGGTTGCCGGCCAGGTTCTCTTCTGGCCTGTCGGCGGTGCACGCTACAGGCTCAACGGCCATCAGCGCTTTGCCACGCATCTCGGCTATGTCCAGGAAAACGGCCTTGCTGCGGTCGTCGACCTTGCCCGCAGCAGCGACAAGGCTTTCGGCGCCGATCCGCGTGGCGGACCCTGGGTGTCGGTGCTGCGCCGCGATCCCGCTTTTGCCGAAGCCTATGTGTCTCTGCCTGTCGATCGCTATCGGATCATCGTGGCGGGCATGGCGCGCACGCTGCTCGATCGCGACAGTGCGCCGGGCGCCGAGCCGGAAGACCTGCTCTGCCTCGATACGCCCACGCTGATCGTGCCGGGCGCTGACGCCTCCCATGCAACGTCGGCGGCGCGTTTTCTGGAAGAATGCATTCCGAATGCACAATATTGGGACGTGCCCGTCTCGGCGCAGACGCAGGAAGCTACGAACGCGCGGGTTCTGGAGTTCCTTGAAAGCGTACCGTTCTAG
- a CDS encoding tripartite tricarboxylate transporter TctB family protein translates to MNSFSTRFTVLMTALFGAMVAIAILQFPAGARFMPLIVGLPGLGLCLLQLGLDARHAMGRRNYRFRNAQKAGKPEDEGQKVESELEGATLHRELVMWGYFLGFIAGVLCFGFYAAVPVMLTLFLRLEADMRLIRAAVVAAIATLALYFAFGVVLQIRLHPGFFTPSLLQAAGLA, encoded by the coding sequence ATGAACAGTTTCAGCACCCGGTTCACGGTCCTCATGACGGCGCTCTTCGGCGCCATGGTGGCGATCGCTATCCTGCAGTTTCCGGCCGGCGCCCGTTTCATGCCCCTGATCGTCGGTCTGCCCGGCCTCGGCCTCTGTCTCCTGCAGCTTGGGCTCGATGCGCGCCATGCGATGGGTCGGCGGAACTATCGCTTTCGAAATGCCCAGAAGGCCGGAAAGCCGGAGGACGAGGGCCAGAAGGTCGAAAGCGAACTTGAGGGCGCGACCTTGCATCGCGAACTCGTCATGTGGGGCTATTTCCTGGGCTTCATCGCCGGCGTCCTGTGCTTCGGCTTCTATGCGGCCGTACCCGTCATGCTGACGCTGTTCCTCCGGCTTGAAGCGGACATGCGGTTGATCCGCGCCGCCGTCGTCGCGGCCATCGCGACGCTCGCTCTCTATTTCGCATTCGGGGTGGTGCTGCAGATCAGGCTGCACCCGGGCTTCTTCACACCGTCACTTCTGCAGGCCGCAGGACTGGCCTGA